The Ornithinimicrobium faecis genome includes a window with the following:
- a CDS encoding GIY-YIG nuclease family protein, which yields MTHGRQVRLYLVDGTAGGLITAEIMNWTGHLVSASRSDLGRLLKRGEPYRTGIYILIGETGEPDAYFDSAIYVGEGDDISTRLKAHARPAGAGGKDFWDRVIIVTSKDANLTKAHARFLESRLIHAARSAGRSTVTNGNSPPPIQLPEADVSDMEYFLSQIHTLLPVLAINQFKVLPNVKPPTLDHELSPTPTDVTHVSSVDPSEISPTFILRISTAGIEADAREIQDEFTVLAGSTARSEWKSKTKSSSYASLHDKLLKNGTLVKQGDIAFFTSDTPFNAPSAAASVVAGTNMNGRTAWRHETTKITFGEWQMQGLESQ from the coding sequence ATGACCCATGGACGTCAGGTCCGACTGTATCTAGTCGATGGGACCGCTGGTGGGCTCATCACGGCCGAGATCATGAACTGGACAGGCCATCTGGTAAGCGCGTCACGCTCAGACTTGGGGCGCCTACTTAAGCGTGGAGAACCCTATCGAACTGGGATCTACATACTCATCGGTGAGACTGGCGAACCCGACGCCTACTTTGACAGTGCCATCTATGTCGGAGAGGGAGATGATATCTCCACACGGCTTAAGGCTCACGCTCGACCGGCCGGCGCCGGGGGGAAGGACTTCTGGGATCGCGTCATCATCGTGACATCGAAGGACGCGAATCTCACAAAGGCTCATGCTCGTTTCCTTGAGTCTCGATTGATCCATGCTGCACGCAGCGCAGGTCGCTCGACGGTCACCAACGGTAACTCCCCACCGCCGATCCAACTTCCAGAGGCCGACGTCTCCGACATGGAATACTTCCTAAGTCAAATACACACACTACTGCCCGTCCTAGCAATAAACCAGTTCAAGGTCCTCCCAAATGTCAAACCTCCAACACTTGACCATGAATTGTCACCCACTCCAACGGACGTGACCCACGTCAGCAGCGTCGATCCCAGTGAGATCAGCCCCACCTTCATACTCCGCATCTCGACTGCGGGCATCGAGGCTGACGCCCGAGAAATACAGGATGAATTCACTGTTTTGGCAGGCTCGACTGCGCGATCTGAATGGAAATCTAAGACCAAATCATCTAGCTACGCGTCCCTCCACGATAAACTCCTCAAAAACGGTACACTCGTGAAACAGGGAGACATAGCCTTCTTCACGAGCGACACACCCTTCAACGCGCCGTCCGCAGCAGCGTCTGTTGTAGCCGGAACCAATATGAACGGACGGACGGCGTGGCGGCACGAAACAACGAAGATCACGTTCGGCGAGTGGCAGATGCAAGGTTTGGAATCCCAGTAG
- a CDS encoding AAA family ATPase has protein sequence MKSFGHGLVLGKFYPFHAGHQLLIRTASAQCERLTVQVLASSAETIPLDVRVSWIREEHPEVNVVGGMDEAEVDFDSPAAWDAHLALIEALLDAPVDAAFTSDAYGAELARRLDAEWVQVNPGRVALPVSGTAVRADVAGHWRALPPPVRAWLTRRIVVLGAESTGTTTLARDLAAQLGCPWVPEFGREWSAARPGRLSTPWHSSEFDLIAREQARREDLAARQTPVPWFVCDTDPLATTLWHERYVGGRSSSVEAFAASRPPDLYVLTSDDVPFVQDGMRDGEHLRGWMSQRFREVLDTQSVPWIEVSGSRRPVPEVPVA, from the coding sequence ATGAAGAGCTTTGGTCACGGGCTGGTGCTCGGCAAGTTCTATCCGTTCCACGCTGGTCACCAGTTGCTGATCCGCACCGCGAGCGCGCAGTGTGAGCGGCTGACCGTGCAGGTCCTCGCGTCGTCGGCCGAGACGATCCCGCTCGATGTGCGGGTGTCGTGGATCCGAGAGGAGCACCCTGAGGTGAACGTCGTGGGTGGGATGGACGAGGCGGAGGTCGACTTCGACTCCCCCGCCGCGTGGGATGCCCACTTGGCCCTCATCGAGGCCCTCCTGGACGCGCCGGTGGACGCGGCCTTCACCTCCGACGCCTATGGTGCCGAGCTCGCGCGTCGGCTGGACGCTGAGTGGGTGCAGGTCAACCCGGGACGGGTCGCCTTGCCAGTCTCCGGAACTGCTGTCCGGGCAGACGTCGCCGGGCACTGGCGGGCGTTGCCCCCGCCGGTGCGAGCCTGGCTGACCCGTCGGATCGTGGTGCTCGGTGCGGAGTCGACCGGGACCACGACGCTGGCTCGCGACCTGGCCGCTCAGTTGGGGTGCCCGTGGGTGCCGGAGTTCGGACGAGAGTGGTCTGCAGCACGGCCGGGAAGGCTGTCCACGCCGTGGCACTCGAGCGAGTTCGACCTGATCGCACGGGAGCAGGCACGCCGCGAGGACCTGGCCGCTCGACAGACGCCGGTGCCGTGGTTTGTCTGTGACACCGATCCGTTGGCAACGACCCTATGGCACGAGCGGTATGTCGGTGGGCGGTCGTCGTCCGTCGAGGCGTTCGCCGCCTCGAGGCCGCCGGATCTCTATGTGCTGACCTCCGACGACGTGCCGTTCGTCCAGGACGGGATGCGCGACGGGGAGCACCTGCGTGGGTGGATGTCCCAACGGTTCCGGGAGGTGCTGGACACCCAGTCTGTGCCGTGGATCGAGGTGTCCGGCTCTCGGAGACCGGTTCCAGAGGTTCCGGTCGCGTGA